The following proteins are encoded in a genomic region of Arcobacter cloacae:
- a CDS encoding PAS domain-containing protein yields the protein MSMNKETVLDKNTFLVSETDVKGIIRFANEDFCKVAEYTLDELLGQPHSMVRHKDMPKKAFKSLWDTVQKGETWTGYVKNATKSGGYYWVFATVYPFESCDGTKGYLSCRKRATPEEIKKAEALYDIWRSEER from the coding sequence ATGTCTATGAATAAAGAAACAGTATTAGATAAAAATACATTTTTAGTTAGTGAAACAGATGTAAAAGGAATAATAAGATTTGCAAATGAGGATTTTTGTAAAGTAGCAGAATATACATTGGATGAATTGCTAGGACAACCACATAGTATGGTAAGACATAAAGATATGCCAAAAAAAGCATTTAAGTCTCTTTGGGATACAGTACAAAAAGGTGAGACATGGACAGGATATGTAAAAAATGCTACAAAAAGTGGAGGATATTACTGGGTATTTGCAACAGTATATCCCTTTGAGAGTTGTGATGGAACAAAAGGGTATTTGTCTTGTAGAAAAAGAGCAACTCCTGAAGAGATAAAAAAAGCTGAAGCTCTTTATGATATTTGGAGAAGTGAAGAGAGATAA